A window from Populus trichocarpa isolate Nisqually-1 chromosome 3, P.trichocarpa_v4.1, whole genome shotgun sequence encodes these proteins:
- the LOC18096996 gene encoding DNA (cytosine-5)-methyltransferase CMT2 isoform X5: MKSSSSPTDSRPKLTPLQVYESTSTSRRSPRLAPPNNNVPSKTPKSNKPKTTHISLRRSPRLEPTPASPQSVSRKKHSRNVSKTKCSARNVSVDRKIPSRSSRVGNSRMQNVAANRTVLLDSSALRRSPRLSSADMEIVVSERNASVVVADTARLRRSPRLANGYAEVAVSKVRTFLKRKRVSDEMSRSPRNQNGRLDVQFALVQSEKCSRFIVNEENERNCLKVECSSKDLSKGSPVACSSANAKLGCCEKRGCQSVLLTISDSEVGDSGEFEAKPLLLPWHGDNESQTGMVKCDDGSSVFEEEPLRMSPSFDFANENAVINESPIKSCKWSSALDGDGNFEVISCSSGIFDSNDACPSKRVKICEENSVSGMSDEKLLRRSPRTNSIVVTENGENKSGKKQSPKTNSGKELSLEKASSGKKQKEHRGNCSLIGDPVAHDEAQERWHWRYEMKSKRTKHPRLALDDDDEDKVVWNVECHYTQANIEGRIINLGDCVYVKGEGAKNHIGSILEFFKTTDREDYFRVQWFYRAEDTVMKEAADFHDNKRLFYSTVMNDNPIDCIISKVTVVQISPRVHLKFHSTPASDFYFDMEYCVDYSTFRTLLTGKNLNSTPGTELLFESCCNCMSNGGREGTVSSFNGRHEILVRNQYCSLRGHELSPLPFCDSRSATPSDISMENMSTCGSYKAKLTLLDLFSGCGGMSTGLCLGAKVSCVDLVTRWALDSDESACQSLKLNHPETHVRNEAAEDFLELLKEWQKLCKRYAVNDVGRTHKSRSMASSMSKQNKNSSNDDDIASGEYEVARLVDICYGKTDKRGKRGLKFKVHWKGYSTSEDSWEPIEGLSNCEHSIRDFVREGFKSKILPLPGDADVICGGPPCQGISGYNRYRNVDSPLADERNIQIVVFMDIVQFLKPKYVLMENVVDILRFDKASFARYALSRLVHMKYQARLGTVAAGCYGLPQFRLRVFLWGAHPKEKLPQFPLPSHDVIVRYWPPPEFERNTVAYDEDQPRDDLEKATVLRDAISDLPDVTSHETREEMAYDKPPETDFQQFIRSTRNEMTGSELSGTRMINLLYDHRPYSLTEEDFARVCQIPKKKKFF, translated from the exons ATGAAATCGTCATCATCACCAACGGATTCAAGACCAAAATTAACACCTTTGCAGGTGTACGAATCCACTTCTACCTCAAGAAGATCTCCAAGATTAGCTCCACCAAACAACAATGTACCTTCAAAAACCCCCAAATCTAACAAACCCAAAACAACTCACATTTCCCTCAGACGATCTCCGAGGCTTGAACCCACACCTGCTTCTCCCCAAAGCGTTTCGAGGAAAAAGCACAGCCGAAACGTTTCTAAAACGAAATGCTCTGCTCGAAACGTTTCTGTTGACCGCAAAATCCCGTCGAGGTCCTCAAGGGTGGGGAATTCGCGCATGCAAAATGTTGCCGCCAACAGAACAGTTTTGTTGGATTCTTCAGCTTTGAGGAGGTCGCCGAGGCTGTCAAGTGCGGACATGGAGATTGTTGTTAGTGAACGAAACGCTTCAGTTGTTGTGGCGGATACAGCGCGCTTGAGGAGGTCCCCGAGGCTGGCAAATGGGTACGCGGAGGTTGCGGTCAGTAAAGTGAGGACTTTcttaaagagaaagagagtgtCTGACGAGATGTCAAGGTCACCAAGAAATCAAAACGGCCGATTGGACGTACAGTTTGCCTTAGTTCAG AGTGAAAAATGCTCGCGCTTCATAGTAAA CGAAGAGAATGAAAGAAATTGTTTGAAAGTAGAATGCTCGAGTAAGGACTTATCAAAGGGGTCACCTGTAGCATGCAGTTCAGCAAATGCTAAACTGGGATGCTGTGAAAAGCGTGGTTGTCAGTCTGTTTTGTTGACAATTTCTGACTCTGAAGTAGGGGATTCGGGAGAGTTTGAAGCCAAACCGCTATTGCTTCCATGGCATGGAGATAATGAGAGTCAAACTGGGATGGTAAAATGTGATGATGGCTCAAGTGTGTTTGAGGAGGAGCCGTTGAGGATGTCTCCAAGTTTTGATTTTGCAAATGAAAATGCTGTTATCAACGAGTCTCCCATAAAATCTTGTAAATGGTCCTCGGCATTGGATGGGGATGGGAATTTTGAAGTGATATCTTGTTCCAGTGGGATTTTTGATTCGAACGATGCATGCCCTTCTAAGAGGGTTAAAATTTGTGAAGAAAATTCTGTTTCAGGAATGTCAGATGAGAAGCTCTTGAGACGGTCTCCCAGGACAAACTCAATTGTTGTGACTGAAAATGGGGAAAACAAGTCAGGTAAGAAGCAATCTCCAAAGACGAATTCTGGTAAAGAACTGTCTTTGGAGAAGGCTTCTTCAGGGAAGAAGCAGAAGGAACACAGAGGTAATTGTTCCCTGATTGGAGATCCTGTCGCCCATGATGAAGCTCAAGAAAGGTGGCATTGGCGATATGAAATGAAG AGTAAGAGAACCAAGCATCCAAGACTCGCTTTAGA tgatgatgatgaagataagGTTGTTTGGAATGTTGAATGCCATTACACTCAGGCTAATATTGAAGGTCGCATCATTAATCTTGGAGATTGTGTCTATGTAAAG GGTGAAGGAGCAAAAAATCATATTGGTAGTATCTTAGAGTTTTTCAAGACAACAGACAGGGAAGATTATTTTAGGGTCCAATGGTTTTACAGAGCTGAGGATACG GTGATGAAAGAAGCAGCTGATTTTCATGACAATAAGCGGTTATTTTATTCCACAGTGATGAATGATAATCCAATAGATTGCATTATTTCTAAAGTCACTGTTGTACAGATATCACCTAGG GtacatttaaaatttcattcaacACCAGCGTCTGACTTCTACTTTGACATGGAATACTGTGTGGATTATTCAACATTTCGAACTTTGCTGACTGGTAAGAATTTAAATTCTACTCCTGGTACCGAGTTGCTGTTTGAGTCTTGCTGCAATTGCATGTCAAATGGAGGAAGGGAAGGaacagtttcatcattcaatggaAGGCATGAGATATTGGTCAGGAACCAAT ATTGTTCATTAAGGGGACATGAGTTATCACCACTGCCTTTCTGTGATTCTCGATCTGCAACTCCCAGTGATATTTCAATGGAAAACATGTCCACTTGTGGAAGTTACAAAGCAAAGTTGACACTACTAGATCTTTTCTCTGGCTGTGGTGGAATGTCAACTGGATTATGCCTGGGTGCCAAAGTTTCTTGTGTCGATCTTGTGACG aGATGGGCGCTAGACAGTGATGAGTCTGCATGTCAAAGCTTGAAGTTAAATCATCCGGAGACACAT GTTAGGAATGAAGCTGCCGAGGATTTTCTTGAACTATTGAAGGAATGGCAAAAGCTATGCAAACGTTATGCGGTCAATGATGTAGGAAGGACACATAAGTCACGGTCAATGGCATCAAGTatgtcaaaacaaaataaaaattcttcaaatgatgatgatattgcTTCTGGTGAATATGAAGTCGCTAGGCTTGTTGACATTTGTTATGGGAAGACCGATAAGAGAGGAAAGCGTGGGCTGAAATTTAAG GTGCACTGGAAGGGTTATAGTACCAGTGAAGATTCATGGGAGCCAATTGAAGGCTTAAG taACTGTGAACATTCTATACGGGATTTTGTAAGAGAGGGGTTCAAATCCAAGATCTTGCCACTTCCT GGTGATGCTGATGTGATTTGTGGAGGTCCTCCATGCCAAGGGATTAGTGGCTATAATCGCTATAGAAATGTTGATTCTCCACTTGCTGATGAAAGAAATATTCAGATTGTAGTCTTCATGGACATAGTGCAGTTCTTAAAACCTAAATATGTGCTGATGGAAAATGTAGTTGACATCCTTAGATTTGACAAGGCTTCGTTTGCTAGATATGCTTTAAGCCGATTGGTGCATATGAAATACCAAGCAAGGCTTGGCACTGTTGCAGCTGGTTGTTATGGTCTTCCACAATTTCGGCTGCGTGTTTTCTTGTGGGGAGCTCATCCCAAGGAG AAACTGCCTCAATTTCCACTTCCTTCTCATGATGTTATTGTCAGATATTGGCCTCCACCTGAGTTTGAG CGGAACACTGTTGCCTATGATGAAGATCAACCTCGTGATGATCTAGAAAAAGCCACAGTTCTTCGTGATGCCATTTCAGATCTTCCAGAT GTCACAAGCCATGAAACCCGTGAGGAAATGGCATACGACAAGCCTCCAGAAACTGACTTTCAACAATTCATAAGGTCAACAAGAAACG AGATGACTGGTTCTGAGCTCAGTGGAACAAGAATGATCAATTTGCTATATGACCATCGTCCTTATTCATTAACTGAAGAAGATTTTGCTCGAGTTTGccaaattcctaaaaaaaag AAATTCTTTTAG
- the LOC18096996 gene encoding DNA (cytosine-5)-methyltransferase CMT2 isoform X1 — translation MKSSSSPTDSRPKLTPLQVYESTSTSRRSPRLAPPNNNVPSKTPKSNKPKTTHISLRRSPRLEPTPASPQSVSRKKHSRNVSKTKCSARNVSVDRKIPSRSSRVGNSRMQNVAANRTVLLDSSALRRSPRLSSADMEIVVSERNASVVVADTARLRRSPRLANGYAEVAVSKVRTFLKRKRVSDEMSRSPRNQNGRLDVQFALVQSEKCSRFIVNEENERNCLKVECSSKDLSKGSPVACSSANAKLGCCEKRGCQSVLLTISDSEVGDSGEFEAKPLLLPWHGDNESQTGMVKCDDGSSVFEEEPLRMSPSFDFANENAVINESPIKSCKWSSALDGDGNFEVISCSSGIFDSNDACPSKRVKICEENSVSGMSDEKLLRRSPRTNSIVVTENGENKSGKKQSPKTNSGKELSLEKASSGKKQKEHRGNCSLIGDPVAHDEAQERWHWRYEMKSKRTKHPRLALDDDDEDKVVWNVECHYTQANIEGRIINLGDCVYVKGEGAKNHIGSILEFFKTTDREDYFRVQWFYRAEDTVMKEAADFHDNKRLFYSTVMNDNPIDCIISKVTVVQISPRVHLKFHSTPASDFYFDMEYCVDYSTFRTLLTGKNLNSTPGTELLFESCCNCMSNGGREGTVSSFNGRHEILVRNQYCSLRGHELSPLPFCDSRSATPSDISMENMSTCGSYKAKLTLLDLFSGCGGMSTGLCLGAKVSCVDLVTRWALDSDESACQSLKLNHPETHVRNEAAEDFLELLKEWQKLCKRYAVNDVGRTHKSRSMASSMSKQNKNSSNDDDIASGEYEVARLVDICYGKTDKRGKRGLKFKVHWKGYSTSEDSWEPIEGLSNCEHSIRDFVREGFKSKILPLPGDADVICGGPPCQGISGYNRYRNVDSPLADERNIQIVVFMDIVQFLKPKYVLMENVVDILRFDKASFARYALSRLVHMKYQARLGTVAAGCYGLPQFRLRVFLWGAHPKEKLPQFPLPSHDVIVRYWPPPEFERNTVAYDEDQPRDDLEKATVLRDAISDLPDVTSHETREEMAYDKPPETDFQQFIRSTRNEMTGSELSGTRMINLLYDHRPYSLTEEDFARVCQIPKKKGANFRDLPGVVVGADNVARRDPTEEQMLLPSGKPLVPDFALNFEGGKSRRPYARLWWDETVSTVVTFPDLHSQAVMHPEQDRVLTIRECARLQGFPDYYRFCGTVKQRYRQIGNAVAVPVGRALGFTLGMAFQKLSGDDPLMTLPPKFSHSTNLQLAKSLFQKAE, via the exons ATGAAATCGTCATCATCACCAACGGATTCAAGACCAAAATTAACACCTTTGCAGGTGTACGAATCCACTTCTACCTCAAGAAGATCTCCAAGATTAGCTCCACCAAACAACAATGTACCTTCAAAAACCCCCAAATCTAACAAACCCAAAACAACTCACATTTCCCTCAGACGATCTCCGAGGCTTGAACCCACACCTGCTTCTCCCCAAAGCGTTTCGAGGAAAAAGCACAGCCGAAACGTTTCTAAAACGAAATGCTCTGCTCGAAACGTTTCTGTTGACCGCAAAATCCCGTCGAGGTCCTCAAGGGTGGGGAATTCGCGCATGCAAAATGTTGCCGCCAACAGAACAGTTTTGTTGGATTCTTCAGCTTTGAGGAGGTCGCCGAGGCTGTCAAGTGCGGACATGGAGATTGTTGTTAGTGAACGAAACGCTTCAGTTGTTGTGGCGGATACAGCGCGCTTGAGGAGGTCCCCGAGGCTGGCAAATGGGTACGCGGAGGTTGCGGTCAGTAAAGTGAGGACTTTcttaaagagaaagagagtgtCTGACGAGATGTCAAGGTCACCAAGAAATCAAAACGGCCGATTGGACGTACAGTTTGCCTTAGTTCAG AGTGAAAAATGCTCGCGCTTCATAGTAAA CGAAGAGAATGAAAGAAATTGTTTGAAAGTAGAATGCTCGAGTAAGGACTTATCAAAGGGGTCACCTGTAGCATGCAGTTCAGCAAATGCTAAACTGGGATGCTGTGAAAAGCGTGGTTGTCAGTCTGTTTTGTTGACAATTTCTGACTCTGAAGTAGGGGATTCGGGAGAGTTTGAAGCCAAACCGCTATTGCTTCCATGGCATGGAGATAATGAGAGTCAAACTGGGATGGTAAAATGTGATGATGGCTCAAGTGTGTTTGAGGAGGAGCCGTTGAGGATGTCTCCAAGTTTTGATTTTGCAAATGAAAATGCTGTTATCAACGAGTCTCCCATAAAATCTTGTAAATGGTCCTCGGCATTGGATGGGGATGGGAATTTTGAAGTGATATCTTGTTCCAGTGGGATTTTTGATTCGAACGATGCATGCCCTTCTAAGAGGGTTAAAATTTGTGAAGAAAATTCTGTTTCAGGAATGTCAGATGAGAAGCTCTTGAGACGGTCTCCCAGGACAAACTCAATTGTTGTGACTGAAAATGGGGAAAACAAGTCAGGTAAGAAGCAATCTCCAAAGACGAATTCTGGTAAAGAACTGTCTTTGGAGAAGGCTTCTTCAGGGAAGAAGCAGAAGGAACACAGAGGTAATTGTTCCCTGATTGGAGATCCTGTCGCCCATGATGAAGCTCAAGAAAGGTGGCATTGGCGATATGAAATGAAG AGTAAGAGAACCAAGCATCCAAGACTCGCTTTAGA tgatgatgatgaagataagGTTGTTTGGAATGTTGAATGCCATTACACTCAGGCTAATATTGAAGGTCGCATCATTAATCTTGGAGATTGTGTCTATGTAAAG GGTGAAGGAGCAAAAAATCATATTGGTAGTATCTTAGAGTTTTTCAAGACAACAGACAGGGAAGATTATTTTAGGGTCCAATGGTTTTACAGAGCTGAGGATACG GTGATGAAAGAAGCAGCTGATTTTCATGACAATAAGCGGTTATTTTATTCCACAGTGATGAATGATAATCCAATAGATTGCATTATTTCTAAAGTCACTGTTGTACAGATATCACCTAGG GtacatttaaaatttcattcaacACCAGCGTCTGACTTCTACTTTGACATGGAATACTGTGTGGATTATTCAACATTTCGAACTTTGCTGACTGGTAAGAATTTAAATTCTACTCCTGGTACCGAGTTGCTGTTTGAGTCTTGCTGCAATTGCATGTCAAATGGAGGAAGGGAAGGaacagtttcatcattcaatggaAGGCATGAGATATTGGTCAGGAACCAAT ATTGTTCATTAAGGGGACATGAGTTATCACCACTGCCTTTCTGTGATTCTCGATCTGCAACTCCCAGTGATATTTCAATGGAAAACATGTCCACTTGTGGAAGTTACAAAGCAAAGTTGACACTACTAGATCTTTTCTCTGGCTGTGGTGGAATGTCAACTGGATTATGCCTGGGTGCCAAAGTTTCTTGTGTCGATCTTGTGACG aGATGGGCGCTAGACAGTGATGAGTCTGCATGTCAAAGCTTGAAGTTAAATCATCCGGAGACACAT GTTAGGAATGAAGCTGCCGAGGATTTTCTTGAACTATTGAAGGAATGGCAAAAGCTATGCAAACGTTATGCGGTCAATGATGTAGGAAGGACACATAAGTCACGGTCAATGGCATCAAGTatgtcaaaacaaaataaaaattcttcaaatgatgatgatattgcTTCTGGTGAATATGAAGTCGCTAGGCTTGTTGACATTTGTTATGGGAAGACCGATAAGAGAGGAAAGCGTGGGCTGAAATTTAAG GTGCACTGGAAGGGTTATAGTACCAGTGAAGATTCATGGGAGCCAATTGAAGGCTTAAG taACTGTGAACATTCTATACGGGATTTTGTAAGAGAGGGGTTCAAATCCAAGATCTTGCCACTTCCT GGTGATGCTGATGTGATTTGTGGAGGTCCTCCATGCCAAGGGATTAGTGGCTATAATCGCTATAGAAATGTTGATTCTCCACTTGCTGATGAAAGAAATATTCAGATTGTAGTCTTCATGGACATAGTGCAGTTCTTAAAACCTAAATATGTGCTGATGGAAAATGTAGTTGACATCCTTAGATTTGACAAGGCTTCGTTTGCTAGATATGCTTTAAGCCGATTGGTGCATATGAAATACCAAGCAAGGCTTGGCACTGTTGCAGCTGGTTGTTATGGTCTTCCACAATTTCGGCTGCGTGTTTTCTTGTGGGGAGCTCATCCCAAGGAG AAACTGCCTCAATTTCCACTTCCTTCTCATGATGTTATTGTCAGATATTGGCCTCCACCTGAGTTTGAG CGGAACACTGTTGCCTATGATGAAGATCAACCTCGTGATGATCTAGAAAAAGCCACAGTTCTTCGTGATGCCATTTCAGATCTTCCAGAT GTCACAAGCCATGAAACCCGTGAGGAAATGGCATACGACAAGCCTCCAGAAACTGACTTTCAACAATTCATAAGGTCAACAAGAAACG AGATGACTGGTTCTGAGCTCAGTGGAACAAGAATGATCAATTTGCTATATGACCATCGTCCTTATTCATTAACTGAAGAAGATTTTGCTCGAGTTTGccaaattcctaaaaaaaag GGAGCAAATTTCAGGGACCTACCTGGTGTGGTTGTAGGAGCTGACAATGTTGCCCGGCGGGATCCAACGGAAGAGCAAATGTTGTTGCCATCTGGAAAGCCCCTG GTACCTGATTTTGCCTTAAATTTCGAAGGAGGAAAGTCTAGAAG GCCATATGCGAGATTATGGTGGGATGAAACAGTGTCGACTGTTGTTACTTTTCCGGATCTTCACAGCCAG GCGGTGATGCATCCAGAGCAAGATCGAGTTCTCACCATACGAGAATGTGCTAGGCTGCAAGGTTTTCCTGATTATTATAGATTCTGCGGGACAGTTAAACAAAG